The following coding sequences lie in one Gorilla gorilla gorilla isolate KB3781 chromosome 5, NHGRI_mGorGor1-v2.1_pri, whole genome shotgun sequence genomic window:
- the PM20D2 gene encoding xaa-Arg dipeptidase isoform X1, whose product MRPGGERPVEGGACNGRSELELLKLRSAECIDEAAERLGALSRAIWSQPELAYEEHHAHRVLTHFFEREPPAASWAVQPHYQLPTAFRAEWEPSEARAPSATPRPLHLGFLCEYDALPGIGHACGHNLIAEVGAAAALGVRGALEGLPRPPPPVKVVVLGTPAEEDGGGKIDLIEAGAFTNLDVVFMAHPSQENAAYLPDMAEHDVTVKYYGKASHSASYPWEGLNALDAAVLAYNNLSVFRQQMKPTWRVHGIIKNGGVKPNIIPSYSELIYYFRAPSMKELQVLTKKAEDCFRAAALASGCTVEIKGGAHDYYNVLPNKSLWKAYMENGRKLGIEFISEDTMLNGPSGSTDFGNVTFVVPGIHPYFHIGSNALNHTEQYTEAAGSQEAQFYTLRTAKALAMTALDVIFKPELLEGIREDFKLKLQEEQFVNAVE is encoded by the exons ATGAGGCCCGGAGGGGAGCGGCCCGTGGAAGGGGGCGCGTGCAATGGCCGCTCCGAGCTGGAGCTACTGAAGCTGCGCTCGGCGGAGTGCATCGACGAGGCGGCCGAGCGGCTGGGGGCCCTGAGCCGCGCGATCTGGAGCCAGCCCGAGCTGGCCTACGAGGAGCACCATGCCCACCGCGTGCTGACGCACTTCTTCGAGCGGGAGCCGCCCGCGGCCTCCTGGGCAGTGCAGCCGCACTACCAGCTGCCCACGGCCTTCCGCGCCGAGTGGGAGCCGTCGGAGGCCCGGGCGCCGAGCGCCACGCCACGCCCGCTGCACCTGGGCTTCCTCTGCGAGTACGACGCGCTGCCCGGCATCGGCCACGCCTGCGGCCACAACCTCATCGCCGAGGTCGGGGCGGCGGCCGCGCTGGGCGTGAGGGGGGCCTTAGAGGGCCTCCCCAGGCCGCCTCCGCCCGTGAAG GTAGTTGTCCTGGGAACCCCTGCAGAAGAAGATGGTGGTGGCAAAATTGATTTAATTGAAGCAGGGGCTTTTACAAATCTTGATGTTGTTTTTATGGCCCATCCATCACAAGAGAATGCTGCTTATCTACCAGATATGGCTGAACATGA TGTGACTGTGAAATACTATGGAAAAGCATCTCATTCTGCTTCTTATCCCTGGGAAGGATTAAATGCATTAGATGCTGCTGTGCTGGCCTATAACAATCTGTCTGTGTTCAGACAGCAAATGAAACCAACCTGGAGAGTTCATG gTATAATAAAAAATGGTGGTGTAAAACCCAATATCATTCCCTCTTATTCTGAATTAATCTATTACTTCCGTGCACCCTCAATGAAAGAACTTCAAGTTTTGACCAAAAAGGCAGAAGATTGCTTCAGAGCTGCAGCTTTGGCTTCAGGGTGCACA GTGGAAATTAAAGGTGGAGCACATGATTATTACAATGTTCTTCCCAATAAGAGCCTATGGAAAGCCTACATGGAAAATGGAAGAAAGCTAGGAATAGAATTCATTTCAGAAGATACAATGTTGAATGGCCCTTCAG GATCTACGGATTTTGGAAATGTTACTTTTGTGGTTCCTGGAATTCATCCATATTTTCACATTGGATCTAATGCCTTGAATCATACTGAACAGTACACTGAAGCTGCTG GGTCACAGGAAGCTCAGTTCTACACTTTGCGGACGGCCAAAGCTCTGGCAATGACGGCACTGGATGTTATTTTTAAACCAGAGTTACTGGAAGGAATCAGAGAGGACTTTAAACTGAAACTTCAAGAAGAACAGTTTGTAAATGCAGTAGAATAA
- the PM20D2 gene encoding xaa-Arg dipeptidase isoform X2 encodes MRPGGERPVEGGACNGRSELELLKLRSAECIDEAAERLGALSRAIWSQPELAYEEHHAHRVLTHFFEREPPAASWAVQPHYQLPTAFRAEWEPSEARAPSATPRPLHLGFLCEYDALPGIGHACGHNLIAEVGAAAALGVRGALEGLPRPPPPVKVVVLGTPAEEDGGGKIDLIEAGAFTNLDVVFMAHPSQENAAYLPDMAEHDVTVKYYGKASHSASYPWEGLNALDAAVLAYNNLSVFRQQMKPTWRVHGIIKNGGVKPNIIPSYSELIYYFRAPSMKELQVLTKKAEDCFRAAALASGCTVEIKGGAHDYYNVLPNKSLWKAYMENGRKLGIEFISEDTMLNGPSGRGGSIPKRDRRRGHQRGRREAMQVLCHRREERE; translated from the exons ATGAGGCCCGGAGGGGAGCGGCCCGTGGAAGGGGGCGCGTGCAATGGCCGCTCCGAGCTGGAGCTACTGAAGCTGCGCTCGGCGGAGTGCATCGACGAGGCGGCCGAGCGGCTGGGGGCCCTGAGCCGCGCGATCTGGAGCCAGCCCGAGCTGGCCTACGAGGAGCACCATGCCCACCGCGTGCTGACGCACTTCTTCGAGCGGGAGCCGCCCGCGGCCTCCTGGGCAGTGCAGCCGCACTACCAGCTGCCCACGGCCTTCCGCGCCGAGTGGGAGCCGTCGGAGGCCCGGGCGCCGAGCGCCACGCCACGCCCGCTGCACCTGGGCTTCCTCTGCGAGTACGACGCGCTGCCCGGCATCGGCCACGCCTGCGGCCACAACCTCATCGCCGAGGTCGGGGCGGCGGCCGCGCTGGGCGTGAGGGGGGCCTTAGAGGGCCTCCCCAGGCCGCCTCCGCCCGTGAAG GTAGTTGTCCTGGGAACCCCTGCAGAAGAAGATGGTGGTGGCAAAATTGATTTAATTGAAGCAGGGGCTTTTACAAATCTTGATGTTGTTTTTATGGCCCATCCATCACAAGAGAATGCTGCTTATCTACCAGATATGGCTGAACATGA TGTGACTGTGAAATACTATGGAAAAGCATCTCATTCTGCTTCTTATCCCTGGGAAGGATTAAATGCATTAGATGCTGCTGTGCTGGCCTATAACAATCTGTCTGTGTTCAGACAGCAAATGAAACCAACCTGGAGAGTTCATG gTATAATAAAAAATGGTGGTGTAAAACCCAATATCATTCCCTCTTATTCTGAATTAATCTATTACTTCCGTGCACCCTCAATGAAAGAACTTCAAGTTTTGACCAAAAAGGCAGAAGATTGCTTCAGAGCTGCAGCTTTGGCTTCAGGGTGCACA GTGGAAATTAAAGGTGGAGCACATGATTATTACAATGTTCTTCCCAATAAGAGCCTATGGAAAGCCTACATGGAAAATGGAAGAAAGCTAGGAATAGAATTCATTTCAGAAGATACAATGTTGAATGGCCCTTCAG GTAGAGGGGGCTCTATCCCCAAGAGAGACAGAAGAAGGGGCCATCAGAGAGGCAGAAGGGAAGCCATGCAAGTGCTGTGtcacagaagagaagaaagggagtAG